From a single Nakaseomyces glabratus chromosome H, complete sequence genomic region:
- the RPL1B gene encoding 60S ribosomal protein uL1 (CAGL0H08976g~Ortholog(s) have cytosolic large ribosomal subunit, preribosome, large subunit precursor localization) — MSKITTSHVRENVKELLKYSAETKKRNFLETVELQVGLKNYDPQRDKRFSGTLKLPVCPRPNMSICIFGDAFDVDRAKSCGVDAMSVDDLKKLNKNKKLIKKLSKKYNAFIASEVLIKQVPRLLGPQLSKAGKFPTPVSHNDDLYGKVTDVRSTIKFQLKKVLCLAVAVGNVEMDEDTLVNQILMSVNFLVSLLKKNWQNVGSLVIKSTMGPAFRLY, encoded by the coding sequence ATGTCTAAGATTACTACCTCTCACGTTAGAGAAAACGTCAAGGAGCTTTTGAAGTACTCCGCTGAGACcaagaagagaaacttCTTGGAAACCGTCGAATTGCAAGTCGGTTTGAAGAACTACGACCCTCAAAGAGACAAGCGTTTCTCTGGTACTTTGAAGTTGCCAGTCTGCCCAAGACCAAACATGTCCATCTGTATCTTCGGTGATGCTTTCGATGTTGACAGAGCTAAGTCCTGTGGTGTTGACGCTATGTCCGTCGatgacttgaagaagttgaacaagaacaagaagttgATCAAGAAGTTGTCCAAGAAGTACAACGCTTTCATCGCTTCCGAAGTCTTGATCAAGCAAGTCCCAAGACTTTTGGGTCCTCAATTGTCCAAGGCCGGTAAGTTCCCAACCCCAGTCTCCCACAACGATGACTTGTACGGTAAGGTCACTGACGTCAGATCCACCATCAAGTTccaattgaagaaggtcTTGTGTTTGGCTGTCGCTGTCGGTAACGTCGAAATGGACGAAGACACTTTGGTCAACCAAATCTTGATGTCTGTTAACTTCTTGGTCTccttgttgaagaagaactggCAAAACGTCGGCTCTTTGGTCATCAAGTCCACCATGGGTCCAGCTTTCAGATTGTACTAA
- the MRM2 gene encoding 21S rRNA (uridine2791-2'-O) methyltransferase (CAGL0H08954g~Ortholog(s) have rRNA (uridine-2'-O-)-methyltransferase activity, role in rRNA methylation and mitochondrion localization) yields the protein MIRMNLTLAIRAAHRTQNRCYSRASSKRWLDRQKQDFYTRESKLDNLRSRAGFKLAQLDDVYHVFHKSVPQRILDLGYAPGAWSQVARKRTHPDSIVLGVDILPCDPPFGVSSMQANILSKRTHQLIRQFFMEQIFMNDSQVESMARNDSDTEQQPQFPVNIILSDMMSNTSGLNFKDHLNSIDLCDAALITAVDLLEPAGSFICKQFSGAETSLFEKRMKKVFDRVEITKPSASRDESKEIYFIGKKKKKNVDKLNVFC from the exons ATGATACGGATGAACCTAACGCTGGCTATTAGAGCCGCACACAGAACACAGAACCGCTGCTACAGCAGAGCTAGCTCGAAGAGGTGGCTCGATAGGCAGAAACAGGACTTCTACACAAGGGAGAGTAAACTAGATAATCTGAGGTCACGTGCTGGATTCAAGCTGGCTCAATTGGATGACGTTTATCATGTGTTCCACAAGAGTGTCCCTCAGCGGATACTGGACCTGGGTTATGCGCCTGGTGCGTGGTCCCAAGTGGCCCGTAAGAGGACGCACCCCGATTCTATTGTGCTAGGTGTTGACATACTGCCGTGCGACCCGCCCTTCGGCGTTAGCTCTATGCAAGCGAACATTTTGTCAAAACGCACTCACCAACTGATACGACAATTTTTCATGGAACAGATATTCATGAATGATAGCCAAGTGGAATCCATGGCACGTAATGACTCCGATACTGAGCAACAACCACAATTTCCTGTAAATATCATCTTAAGCGACAT GATGAGTAACACATCCGGTCTCAACTTCAAGGATCATTTGAATTCAATTGATTTATGTGATGCCGCATTGATAACTGCAGTAGATCTGCTCGAGCCAGCGGGATCGTTTATATGTAAACAGTTTTCTGGTGCAGAGACTAGTCTATTTGAGAAAAGAATGAAGAAAGTTTTTGACCGTGTTGAAATAACGAAACCTTCTGCATCCAGAGATGAATCCAAAGAGATTTACTTCATTggtaaaaagaagaagaaaaatgtaGATAAGCTGAACGTTTTCTGTTGA
- the PCL10 gene encoding Pcl10p (CAGL0H08998g~Ortholog(s) have cyclin-dependent protein serine/threonine kinase regulator activity and role in negative regulation of glycogen biosynthetic process, regulation of cyclin-dependent protein serine/threonine kinase activity), whose amino-acid sequence MMNDTDDESDFMELPLRHNGSRLLDSANDNFSELNEDLDGNLLHSGEKDQSSSSLTKKVRFESNEGNDFNEQATITEHQGLAAMDGGPHQEEESNEFILHAPGHIRLSDRNGIDSDLMLADRSQTSSTVSNKMDVEDLIRAASEVNEYMSQNLDKINSFRSELLSSTDFTRDNKLKDPSNHLNVENTSILANPAHNISGSLSNFELSDNEDSERDSDELRNYVMNREILLSSSTSLGSTSDFGRKSYNSSTSLSKLLNNNNFEGSQLNLNSVQQELLKTQQFNDSIDIDVDQAITEIKQRKHSDHSARHEHEEVMDSSTVLLLKYIDDDINFEDVTIEKALEIYQQNLSQIMELSKSAVSKSDLTANEQNPEDHNDNEAEKRDEADNDESSTKKGDDIRVEGPYEIESPAALNFTMKSKPSVSAEIFLGRIQNKCEFGPIIYLAAAYLLQILFLTRDNPDSNIRVRLKLRENEIHRLIISTVRVSAKLVEDFVHSHEYFSKVCGVSKKLLSKLEVSLIMCIKNERLMITKQKLTASQKILDELQSAL is encoded by the coding sequence ATGATGAATGACACGGATGATGAGTCGGATTTCATGGAGCTGCCGCTGCGACATAACGGAAGCAGACTGCTTGATTCCGCGAATGATAACTTCTCTGAGTTGAACGAGGATCTGGATGGTAACTTACTACATTCGGGAGAGAAGGACCAGAGCTCCAGCAGTCTAACTAAAAAGGTGAGATTCGAGAGCAATGAGGGTAATGACTTCAATGAACAGGCAACTATCACAGAACACCAAGGTCTGGCTGCTATGGACGGTGGCCCACACCAAGAGGAAGAGAGCAACGAATTCATTCTTCATGCCCCGGGTCACATAAGGTTATCTGACCGGAACGGAATAGATAGCGACCTCATGTTAGCAGATCGGAGCCAGACAAGCTCGACTGTGAGCAATAAGATGGATGTAGAAGATCTGATTAGAGCTGCAAGTGAAGTCAATGAATATATGTCACAGAATTTAGACAAGATCAATAGTTTTAGATCGGAACTGCTGAGCAGCACTGACTTCACCAGGGATAATAAATTGAAGGATCCTTCAAATCATTTAAATGTGGAAAACACATCTATTTTGGCAAATCCTGCTCATAATATATCAGGATCGCTTTCTAATTTTGAGTTAAGTGATAATGAAGACTCTGAACGGGACTCAGATGAACTAAGAAATTATGTAATGAATCGAGAGATCCTACTTTCCTCTTCAACATCGCTCGGTTCTACAAGCGATTTTGGCAGAAAGAGTTACAACAGCTCCACTTCGTTGTCAAAGttattaaataataacaacttTGAAGGTAGTCAACTGAACTTAAATAGTGTACAGCAAGAGCTTCTGAAAACCCAACAATTCAATGACTCAATCGACATCGATGTAGATCAAGCAATTACAGAGATCAAGCAACGAAAACACAGCGACCACAGCGCTAGACATGAACATGAAGAAGTGATGGATTCTAGCACTGTACTGCTattaaaatatattgatgatgacatcaattttgaagatgttACCATCGAAAAAGCCCTTGAGATATACCAACAGAACTTAAGCCAAATAATGGAACTCTCTAAATCAGCTGTAAGTAAGAGTGATTTGACAGCTAACGAACAGAATCCAGAAGATCATAACGATAATGAGGCTGAAAAGAGAGATGAAGCAGATAATGATGAAAGCTCAACCAAGAAAGGGGATGATATCCGCGTCGAAGGGCCATACGAGATAGAATCTCCAGCTGCCTTAAATTTTACAATGAAAAGCAAACCTTCTGTTTCCGCAGAAATATTTTTAGGTAGAATTCAAAACAAATGTGAGTTTGGTCCTATTATTTATCTAGCTGCTGCATATCTgcttcaaatattatttttgacaAGAGATAATCCAGACTCGAACATCCGAGTACGACTGAAACTAAGGGAGAATGAAATACATAGACTTATTATCTCGACAGTCCGTGTCTCAGCCAAACTTGTTGAAGATTTTGTGCACTCACATGAATACTTTTCTAAAGTATGCGGTGTCTCAAAAAAACTCCTGAGCAAGTTAGAAGTCTCACTGATTATGTGCATTAAGAATGAAAGATTAATGATTACGAAACAAAAACTAACAGCAtctcaaaaaatattggatGAACTGCAATCAGCATTATAg